GgctcatcttatttttccttcctttttgtttttgttttttggtaacaTACCCACATCCTATACTATCATCTTATCATCACTGGATTAAGTAAGATCAGCTGGGAAGTAGCTACATATTTTTAGCGAGATCACTGATGGCAATGGACCTCTTAGATCATGCTGGTGCTTATGGTTAAATCACATCTAATGTGAAATTTCGAATTACATCCAGAGCTCCGGTATCAAAGCCACACATATCCAACATGCCTCTATCATCTGGGTCTGCAATGGTAAAACCATTTGATGTCATTCCACAAACAATCAATTTAGCTGGAATGTCCATTTTCTGTAGGAAGatcaaaatacatattaaaaaattgtatgCAAGCAAAAGCAAATAACCTCCAAAGTTAAAACACTTCAAATTCTATTTAGCTTTTCATTACAAAGtcgatgttttttttttctctccataaaATCTGTTCATCTTTCAGTCAGATTCTgtgatttcagaaaaacaaaaaataaaattgtgtgaaCAATCTGCCTGAAATTCCTGCTTCTGTTCTGTGGGCCAGAGTACATTCCTGAGCAGCCTAGAGACTTTCTACTTATGAAACCTGTCAGGATTATTTGGGGGCATCAGATATTTTTACCAACATATCAAACAGTGGGGCCAGTGTGTGTGGGTATATGTAAAGAGGTATTTCCTGATGATTAACAATGTTAGATctatgattttattatatatataacatacacatgTCACATGTAAGACCCTGTTCTCTACAGCTATAACTTAAGgttaaaataattgatttttggaGAAAAACCAACAATCACTGAGTATGCACTATGTCAGAAACTGTAATTAGCTCTTTAAGTAATTTATCTAATTGTTATAACAACTCTAAAAGGTAAGTAgtactactttttttaaaagtttatttattttgtggggggaggggtagagacagatggagagagagaatcccaagaaggcttcacgctgtcagcactgagcctgacacggagctcgaacccacaactatgagatcatgacctgagccgtagtcaagagtcagatgcttaaccgactgagccacccaggcactctggtgAGTAGTACTATTAACTACTAAGACCTATACTATAGTAGTAATATACTACTATGATGTACATcggttaaataatttgcttagATCCACAATGGGTAAAAGAGACTCAAAACCCAGGCTGCCTTGACTCTAAATTCTCTTCTCTCACTTGTTCTCATACTTATACATCAGAATCCCTAGGAGAGTTTTGTTAAAACACAGTCTGACTctccagtttctgattcagcaggtctccTATAGGGtccaggaatttgcatttctcaacattttttatttatttttgggacagagagagacagagcatgaacgggggaggggcagagagagagggagacacagaatcggaaacaggctccaggctccgagccatcagcccagagcctgacgcggggctcgaactcacggaccgcgagatcgtgacctggctgaagtcggacgcttaaccgactgcgccacccaggcgccccaggaatttgcatttctaacaagatccCGGGCCAAATTGCTGGcaggaaaaacacattttgagaACCGGAGCTCCTCagcaatttgtttctttttccagtcACACTAGCCGTaattcaagtgctcaacagccacatgtgactagtaGCTACCACAATGGATACTGGAGGTAACATTTCCATGATTTCAGAGAGCTCAGTTGGAGATAGAACAAAGAAGTAGccataaaacttaaaacacagattatagctttgctttaattttatgtCGTCCCTTAACAAAACTCACAAATGATACTTTATTTTGATTGTCACCAAAAGCAGTTTAAAGAGGATGTTTttagtaatgtatagaattggaACTAGTTGAAATAAATCATGTATGTATAgccaatactttttatttcaagtGCTGCTGCATCCAGAACTGGCATGTATTCCTATACAAAGCTATAGACTTATCTTCGGTATCAGTTTTTGGAAAAACAGTGAATATTTGAGAACTCTGTCTTATTTTGGGATGaaagaatacttaaaatgttACCTTTCGATACTCCCTCAGAGCAACAGCAGGATGGACACTTCCAGCAAAGGTCTCATTATCAGTGAAGACAATGAAGACATCAGCAGCTGTGTTTGTCATTTGAGCCCAGATCATTGGAAGAGAGCAATCAGTTCCACCTGCTGGGATctaatgcaaaacaaaaacatggattAGAATAAAAGTGCCCTAGTTTCCATACTGAGATgtctgaaataattaaatatttaaaaatactattttttacaTTATCACTTTACTTAGAGCCAATACACAGACCTTCTCaaagtgtgtgtatttttattttgtgctcaTGAGAAATTGAGATGAAACAATTTGTTCTCATGAATTTACTAGTACCAGTCACGACATCAatatatgattattatataaCACATGTTAAGTAAACTTAATCAAACTGTTCTTTACCTGATTCATAGCCATCAAAACCTGTTGTAATGTCATATCTGTAGTCACTGGACAAGGTACCATTTCATCTGAAAAAGCAACTATATAAGAATCTTTTTCTGTTCGTGTGACAACCTGAAAAATTCAAAGGTGCTGAGTTTTAGCAGATTAGGGTAAAACAAATACAGTATcttgaatttcttaaaattcatcTTTGAAAGCTTTATAAATATACCTACATTACCATATGCATACAGTATactcaaaactttatttttaattatatttagatatgaaatatttaactgaaatgaaaatgtgccaaataaaatgaaatgacagaaacaaatgaaaatataatccTTGATCATTATCTACCTTCATAGTTTTGTcccacattaaacattttttagggtGGCAAAATCCTGAAATGGCCTTAGGGGTTCTCACCATACACATTGCTGCTGCAACTGTGCTAGCGTTGAGCACACTGCCCAAAACTCTTTGGTTCATCGATGCACTGACGTCGACAGCCAGCAAGAAACGCTTTCCAGTAGGCTCCACTgtctaaagaaaaccaaaacaaataatcatgaaaaacaaccatagaaattaaaattaaatttctaaaactTGCATTTACTTATCTTTCACTCAGACTTCTAAGATAACAGGTCTTATTTTTGATTTACCaattgacaaatatttgaaaatgtctggcctttttttttttttttttaactttatttatttttgagagagagcaagagggagacagaatccggaacaggctgcaggttctcagctgtcagcccagagccaattgtggggctcgaactcacaaactgtgagatcatgacctgagctgagatcaagagtcagatgcttaaccgactgagccacccagatgcccctagttgCTACTATTTTGCTGAATggccagaatattttaaaaccaaaaattttaaCTTATGGCTTTAATGTAGGATTTtcagtcctaaaaaaaaaaatcacttcccaTAAAGACAGAAGAGATGCCCTACTGATTAACAGAATGACAGAGGACCAAGACAAAGGACTCTAcaggaataaaaaaatttaaatttggtaTTTCAAAACTTATCAAAATGATAAGATAATTGGGTATCATCCAAAGGTGAGGAGAAATTCTTTACTTAAGCTTACAATGTTAGCTATATATCCACATTTACATGAACTATGGAAAAACACATGAATATCTAATCAAAAATGGTTAAACTATAAgtatcatctttaaaatgtgtttttataaaatatatgaagtcCGAATTGGGTCATTTGTTATGAAATGAAAAGTCAAACCATTaccttaaatgttttataaaaagcaGTATCCAGAGCTTTCAAAATTTCTTCATCAGGGAGCCACTTCAGTTTTCCTCTGAGCCCATGACCTGTTTTATAAGTTTCTGATGCAATTAAAACATGAAATGGATGTATGCGAGCCTAGAAAcaagacagagacaaaaagaaaataaaaaatcaaatgaaaaatactCATTATGTCTTTAGGTTTTGTTATTGTagctaataaataaatttcataaagaaaaaatgaggacATATTAATCTTAGATTTCAAAGTCAAAATGAAATTTGGTATGATAAGTCTCAGAACACCTAAAACTCTACTGACTACAGTTCCAAAACTTAGGTGCTGACTTTTTCAATTAGTAGTAGCTAACAAAGGCAATACTTAccttttttaacagcttttcaTTACACAGTTTTTCACATACTAAAGATACTTCTGAATTTCCTGGTTCAAGCACTGAATTAGCAGTCATCTTTCCTAGATTCCTTAGTAATGCAGTAAGAGGCATTTCTTGTAACAAAGCCTTCCATACCTATTGCAGTAACATAGATTGAAATGTAAGGAATTGAGAGGAAATGAATCAATATGTTAACTGTATAATATTAAGAATATATTCTTTAAGGTTTTCTTATGGGGTTCaaagtatttctaaataaaaatttgtgtgCATTGGTCAAAGACTTATCAAATTAACTTGCTCTTCACTATGATAAAAGTGAAGTCTATTTTATGAAGGAATCACatagaagaattttatttatttttaattaacaaggCAAATTAACCAGCCTTTCTGAACCAGAAATAACACTTAACTGAATGCAAACTCCATCTGGACATTGTattaagtgttttaaataaatattaacctcaagatatattttagatttttgttaaaaagaacTGAATGTATAGTTATCCATATAAATCACATGTCATAATTTACTTTTATACATAGCATAAATTTTAATACCTGATACGTATCAAATTACTCATGCTTAATAACATGCATACTATAAGCCACTTACCTCTTTAGACTTTAAATGATTTGTTAGAAGATGTTCCCTAACTAATCTATGCTCTTCTATTAGATGAATGACTTCCAGTTCATCTTTTGTGCGTTTCACTTTCTCTACAGCCTCCAGatactttaataatttttcagtCTCCACAGAAAGTGCTTTTTCTTTATACAATTCATGGACTTCTTTCCAGCCCTTTGTAATATATTTGGTTACAATAGCAAgtcctttaagaaaataaagaagtcaaaCAGCATGAGAATATGGTATGGGATATACATAACTAGACACAGAGGAGCTTAACCTTTTAAGCTATGAGGCTGCTTTCTGTGATATAACAAACACATTCAAGCCAATGGAGTCAAATGATTTTGCTTATTCcatcataattgttttaaaagaagctCTGGAGAAAAGTCTCTTATACCATTAGTCATTTTAtgataaacctttttttttctttttgagacaccAGCATTAGAAACTTGGGTAGACAATACCTATCTCAGGTTCACAATCTCAGAAAATTCACAAAACTACAGATCTGTCTCAGTTAATCTCCTTTCACTTGTCCCTTTCTGctgctaaataaataagcatttataaataGCAGAGGTAAGTGGAAGTGGACAGTTAGGTaggtaatttgtaattttttaaagataaagtattacagtccaaattaaaaaaaggaaaacaatgtgttcatttcttctataaattcttaaaaaaaatttttttttaatgtttgtttatttttgagagagagagacagcgtgagttgTGGAaaggcagagacggagggagacacagaattggaagcaggctccaggctctgagctgtcagcacagagcccgacgcggggctcgaacccatgagctgtgagatcgtgacctgagccgatgcttaactgactgagccacccaggcgccccatcttctataatttcttttaatagttGAAAGAGTTCTTGATTGCGGGGCTGAGGAAATTTGGGTTCTAGCCTACATTCTGCCAATAGATGGCTGTGTGATCATTCCAGGCCTTAGGTTTTACTGTAAAATGTGGAAGGGGAGATTTGAGTTATCACACTCAAAAAGGTCTATGGGGTAAATGTTGGtaatataaacaaatggaacaGGTTATATAATAAAGAGTGGTGAAGACTATGGGActagaggggtgtctgggtggctcggtcagttaagcgtccaactgctggtttccactcaggtcatgatctcatggtttgtgagttcgagtcccacatggactgatagcacggagcctgcttgggattctctctctccctctctctctaccctgctcacgcatgctctcgctctctttctcaaaattaatacataaacttaaaaaaaaaaagactgtgggACTAGTGAGTATGCCCTACAAATGTTTTAGTGAAGTTTTGGCTTAGTGCTGCCAAAAAGGGTATTTTCAAAAGTATCCAGGATAGGTATTTTTATGTATCTTCTGATTTTTTAGAAGTGATATTAgcaaagaattcattttttttctaaaatattgtgCAGGCCAAGTAAAATCCATCTGTAAGGCAGATTGAGCTTATGTGTTGTCCCTAGTCTCTAGTTTAAATAATTTGATCAAAAGTCAACATTAGTATGTAGAAACTTGTAAAGTACTGTGACTTGTTACCTTCCAGATTTTAGTCCAAAATCTTATATTGCCTTAAATTACTAAATGTTTCATATGTAAGCATGTCTTCTATTTTGTCTTTCcaactaaaataaaactttcttaaagGCAGTCTTATTTTTATCATACCCAAATTCTATGGTGGCCACACAGTTAAGTACACAATAAATACCTGATTAATTAAATCATATTTTGACTTGTTTTATCTactttaaatacacattttggtcaaaatattaaaacattacttatttggggggcgcctgggtggctcagtcagttaagtgtccaactcttggttttgggtcgggtcacgatcttgtatttctggagttcaagcccatgtcaggctctgtgctgatagtgtagagctggcttgggattctctcttaccctctctctctgcccctcccctgctcactctctctcaaaatgaataaactaaaacttttttttttttaaataaaatattacttactTGGTGGCTTAGAGTTTGATTCTATATTCTTTTCACTCTGAGAAGCCTAGGGATCTCTTATGCCTGAACATACTGTTATGACCACCAGATTTTAAGTCTGAGTTCTGCCCtcaaaaaatttagaattaaagAATACTGTCTGTGGGAACAAGTTTAGGAAACATTTACTAATTCTTCATTTTATCGACCAAGAATTCGAAACCCAGTATAACCATTTGCACAAATTCAGAAACCAGTTTTTCCAATTAGAACTAGCACTTAGGTCCACACCACCATCTGGTGTCTCAACAGACAAATAAAGCTGGATCCCTACATTCTTCTCATACtgaatcaaaaatttaaaagtaaaaaattaaagcatgaatattttaaggaaaaaaacacaggtaaatatttttatgactttatGTTGGAAAAGGCTGCTCTAAatctaacacaaaacaaaaatctatgaATAAAAACACGTAAGTTTCATTACATTAAAATTCCAAACTTTAGTGTGCCAGAAACCCCAATcaaaaaaattgacaaagaaaaaaagggggaaaagtgcATGATAACATGTTATTAATTCCTAAGTGTCCCAagttcttagaacagtgcccatacatagtaggtgctcaataaacatttattgaatgaatagtGAATATCAATATTAAGAACAGCAACTCAATGGATAAAAGGGCAAAGATACAATATGCTCTGCAACAAATTACAAATCAGCAGCAGCACATGGAAAGATAAACTTTTGCCCACAAACACAAATTCAAGTAAGGTATAATTTTTCACCTATCCtattggcaaagattaaaaaccaCTGGTAATAGTCACTGTTTAAATGCTGGGAAACTGGCCACTTCTATATACTCTTTGTGGATTtagtctttataaaaatatttacgtTATACACATTTTTTCTCCGTATTTTTGTAATAGTATGAAAACCCAGAAGCTACTTAACTGTCTTCAATGagactaaataaattatagtatattcatTCAATGGTATATTTGCAACTATTTCTACTGACTTGAAGAAATACCAATCTGCTTTTAACTGAAACaaggtctaggggcacctgggtggctcagttggttaagcgtctgactcttgatttcgttcggcttaggtcatgatctcacagtttgcgggttcgaggcccacactgggctctgtgcaaacagtgcagagcctgcttgggattctgtctccctctctctatggccctcccctccacctcaaaataaataaacattaaaaacaaaacaaacaaaaaaatccaaaggaggtctataaaaaaattttaaataaaacaatgtattttagGAAAAATCTGGAgtaatatacaatgtatatagtAATTTCTTTTGAGAGGCAGGATTCTACtttctgtattatatttttatgtattatccAGCTATTTAAAACAAGCAtgtaatttctaataaaaaaacaaaacatccaggtgtttgtatatgtaaatattcGCAACAATTTACtgcttaaatttcattttaaaaagtccattcataataaaaaaatgataaattaggaATTCATGAGGAGCTGTCTTTTCAAGTTTCATTtctggtattaaaaaaaacaaattttggaCATGTTGATTTTTGTGGATGCTTATACTTTACATTCTTCTTgcccaaaagtttttatttcccttctaaGAAGGACTAAGTAATTAGTATACATCCAACTAACTTCTCAAAAGTCTCTTCCCATAGACACAGAAAAGTGCCCCAAGTTACCATGTCCCCTGGCTGACTGCTTGGAGACAATTAACATCCTGAATTGTTAAGTTCAGCACTATTTCAGGCAGCCTTTAGGTTCCATGGAACATATGTCCtaggaagacagggagggaaagaaaaaatcttaagggGCTGGAACAGTACAGCCTGGCTATCTGCCGTCTACTGGCTAGGAGCGCTTTGCTTCCTACAGCTTTCATCACGTCCATGCTGCTGTCATAGTCTGTAATCACTTGGGTAAGCATTCTAGCCAGCACAGTGACACTGTGAGATCTAGAATATTAAATTAATCTGTAAATCTGTCATTTGATTCTTGATTAGTAATGTCCGGATTGCCTGTGGTAGGTGTTTAATTCCAAGGTAGTATTAAACATTTGAATTAGTCAACCAATGTGTTTTGAGAATGAAAGCctgtttcaaataaaatatttctatttattggtATTTGCAACTTCCCCCAACCCAAAGGTTGTTATGCTTACCTTCATTGGAAGGTTTAAGATGTGACAATCTTAATAGATCTTTGTGAGACCAGCCATTTCTTTGTTTATACTTTGTAACTGCCAGAGCAAGGGCCATGCCCCCCTTTTCATTGTACCAGTCTGCTATAGCCTTCCGGAGGGCACGGCCCCACATGCCACATTTCATGCTTTCCTTTAGATCTTTCTTAAACTGGATAAAAGTAAACAGATGTGTAGGAATGCGACAAACTTCAGAAACAGCTTTGAATGCCGCTTGTTTTGTGCTTATGTCAGAACACTGGGAACAAATGGCAAGTGCGAAGAGCATAGGCTCCTGCTTTGCCGTTCTGCCTTCTTGACTAAATGACTTTATTTCCTGTATCACTTCACATCCTCTGCCGTCTTCAATCAATCTAATTAAAGCTTCAGCATTTTCAAGGCCCAACTTTTGTTCTTTGATATAATAAGTCCCACCTTCAGAACCAAAACATAAGAACCGGTGTAGTCGATTCATATCAGTGACTTGCCATACATATCCATCTTCGGAATTGGTTATCTGCTTCTCATTCAGTGGTTGCATCTGGTTCACTGATTCCTCCATTCTTCTGTCTTTTAAGAAACCTagcaaaaagcaaaatgttaTTATAGTTAGAAACAATAAAATTGTAAGaaggaatacatttatttttatttatttttgaaaacatttattaatgtatattttttgaaatctgtTACAAAGTCTTTTaacttaaaagcattttttaggCTCATTAAGTGGTAGTATGATaaccagaaacaacaacaaagaggtTATATTTTGGAGGTATAAGTTTGTTGCGTCAGAGACTAAGCAGGCAGTTTAGCATGCAGTCTGAAGGcccagagagagaataaaaagggGTAGGGAGAACAGCTGTGGTAGCTGAGGCTAAGAAAGGTCTTACTCCCTGAATAACTGCGTACACAGTTTTGGTTGCATATCCAACATccgttccttccctcccctttcttcctggCAGTAATGTCCTTTAGGGGAGGCTAGACCTTTTTCCAGACCTATCGGATGAATCTTGATTTACtctaagccagtggttctcaaactctgTGTGCATCCAAAGTAATTGAATTGCTAGTTAACATGCAGAATTGTGTgttccacccaccacccccaaagtttctttcttaatttagTTTATGTCTGGGGTGAGGCCTACACATTTGTATGATCACAAATTCTCAGGTAATGCTCGCATTTCTTTTGCCATGTGACAAGTATAGGGGATGGGCATCTAACCGGCCAGTGTGCAGTAAGTCTGCAGAGAATACTTCTGAGGTtttgttcactcttttttttttttttttttttcaacgtttttttatttatttttgggacagagagagacagagcatgaacgggggaggggcagagagagagggagacacagaatcggaaacaggctccaggctccgagccatcagcccagagcctgacgcggggctcgaactcacggaccgcgagatcgtgacctggctgaagtcggacgcctaaccgactgcgccacccaggcgccccggttttgtTCACTCTTAAAAGCGGGCTTGGGCTCTTACTAAGAACGCTCCCTTTCTACCCTGAGACATTCATTTAAAGTGATGCTTGGAGTGTGGCAACTATCTTGAGCCACAGGGGAGCCAGTTTAGGAAGACACACTCATTTATAAGGATGGtagaacagaagaaaaatcagaaggAATCTGGGTCCATGGTATCATCGAGCAACCTGGAAATGCCTTACTTAGAAATTCTGTAGCCTTGTATCTTTACTTAGACATTTTGTATAGTTAAGCCGTTTGTAAGTTTTCTGTTACCTGTAGTTGAGAACATACTGATTAACATCCTATTAACTGTGCTCATTTGTAATTTATGTGATCAACTACCTgtactttcttccttccattatCTCTAAAGCTACTAGCTGCATGGCAACAATATCGTTTTTTATCCTCCTAATGGAACCACGACTGTCCACTACTTTATCAGTCCACTGCTACTCTAACTATAGTACAGCTGCCTGTCTAGATGCCCCAAGTCTCCTGTCTATACCACTATAGTGCACTAGGTTTCTCCCCATGACAAACAAAACAACACGACCAGAAAATAAAGCTCAACCAGCATTTATTGCATATTAGATGTAAGACATGAAAGAGAGCCCTGTTCCactaaaaggatttttttaagtgtttaagaaaaagagtgtgtgtgtgtgtgtgtgtgtgtgtgtgtgcacatgtgcatgtgggggagggacagagaaagggggtggaggggggagagacagaattccaagcaggttccatgctcagtgcagagcctgaagaagggctcaatctcacgaccctgagatcaggacctgagccaatatcaagagtcggataccacagagcctgcttgggattctctgtatccctttctttctgcctgccccctcgcaccaccaccccccttccccccccgcccactatctctctcaaaataataaacataagcaaaaaaaaaaaaaaaaaagagtcaaacacctaactgactaagccatccaggtgtccctaaaaagatttttttaaaatgtttttccctgccctcaaaaaaaaatccacattctAGTCAGTGAGgtagaaatatacatataatacaaagCAAACTGTAATTAAGTGCTCTAATAGAAGTGTACTGAGAGTcagcagagaataaaataatgttgTCTCAATAATACAGGAAGACTTGTGCAGAATAGGCAAACTGAAAAACTGGTATATAAAGTTTGGGGGAATGTATTCTAGAAAGGGATTTCTGAAATCTTGCTGTCTTTAGattttagaaaaagaactaagTATATTGGCACAGCTGTAACGAAATGTTAACTGATAAGGTAGTAGTAGCTTAAAGGGCAACACAAGGTAAAAGAAATTCTGTATTTCTTGTACATCATCATAAAGATGATACAAGCTTAAGCACGTTTATATATTATAGGGAAGGCTTAAGATGGAATCCTCGTGAATATTAAGAGCTAGTGAGAAAAGGGCCctttaaaggagaaagagaaggtgggGTACACAGACTTAAAGTGAACCAGGGCCAGTGGTATCATGGACCACAGGGAAGAGAATTTCAAGGAGTCCATAGCTGTAATGCCAAATGCTCAGAGATGAAGTAAAGTCTGGAGAATGACTACTGGATTTAGCAAACAGGAGTGAATGAAGAAGGGCAACTGTTGTAGAATCCTGCAAGAAGGAGCCTGAACAAAGTGAGATTAGGAGGGGCACAAGGGtcgctcagtaggttaagcatcggagtcttgcttttggctcaggtcatgatctcacagctgtgagatcaagcccagcaatgagcccaatgttgggctctgcgctgggtagggagcctgctcaagattctctctctctatccctccccccactcacatgccctctctaaaaataagtaagtaagagAGATTAGGAGTATGCAATGAGGAAGGCTTCACAAGTGGACTACTCTTTACAGAAGCATAAAGGGAAGGTAAGAGAGATGAGAAGACATTGAGGTTGAAGTGGAATGATTCAATGTGGAGTGGAAGACAGTAAAGGATGTAACCAAGGGGATGAGATCACTAAAAGAAGTCAAACAGAATAAGCTTTAGAGCATCCAGGTTGAGACTGGCCTACTGACAGCAAGAGAGACATCTCTTTCATTAAGGGTGTAGACAGATTTGAGAAATGAGAGTAATAAGGAGATTGAGGGAAGTCTGGCAGGTAAGGGAGCCATGAGGTTGGG
Above is a window of Neofelis nebulosa isolate mNeoNeb1 chromosome 15, mNeoNeb1.pri, whole genome shotgun sequence DNA encoding:
- the RO60 gene encoding RNA-binding protein RO60 isoform X2; this translates as MEESVNQMQPLNEKQITNSEDGYVWQVTDMNRLHRFLCFGSEGGTYYIKEQKLGLENAEALIRLIEDGRGCEVIQEIKSFSQEGRTAKQEPMLFALAICSQCSDISTKQAAFKAVSEVCRIPTHLFTFIQFKKDLKESMKCGMWGRALRKAIADWYNEKGGMALALAVTKYKQRNGWSHKDLLRLSHLKPSNEGLAIVTKYITKGWKEVHELYKEKALSVETEKLLKYLEAVEKVKRTKDELEVIHLIEEHRLVREHLLTNHLKSKEVWKALLQEMPLTALLRNLGKMTANSVLEPGNSEVSLVCEKLCNEKLLKKARIHPFHVLIASETYKTGHGLRGKLKWLPDEEILKALDTAFYKTFKTVEPTGKRFLLAVDVSASMNQRVLGSVLNASTVAAAMCMVVTRTEKDSYIVAFSDEMVPCPVTTDMTLQQVLMAMNQIPAGGTDCSLPMIWAQMTNTAADVFIVFTDNETFAGSVHPAVALREYRKKMDIPAKLIVCGMTSNGFTIADPDDRGMLDMCGFDTGALDVIRNFTLDVI
- the RO60 gene encoding RNA-binding protein RO60 isoform X1; the protein is MACFLKDRRMEESVNQMQPLNEKQITNSEDGYVWQVTDMNRLHRFLCFGSEGGTYYIKEQKLGLENAEALIRLIEDGRGCEVIQEIKSFSQEGRTAKQEPMLFALAICSQCSDISTKQAAFKAVSEVCRIPTHLFTFIQFKKDLKESMKCGMWGRALRKAIADWYNEKGGMALALAVTKYKQRNGWSHKDLLRLSHLKPSNEGLAIVTKYITKGWKEVHELYKEKALSVETEKLLKYLEAVEKVKRTKDELEVIHLIEEHRLVREHLLTNHLKSKEVWKALLQEMPLTALLRNLGKMTANSVLEPGNSEVSLVCEKLCNEKLLKKARIHPFHVLIASETYKTGHGLRGKLKWLPDEEILKALDTAFYKTFKTVEPTGKRFLLAVDVSASMNQRVLGSVLNASTVAAAMCMVVTRTEKDSYIVAFSDEMVPCPVTTDMTLQQVLMAMNQIPAGGTDCSLPMIWAQMTNTAADVFIVFTDNETFAGSVHPAVALREYRKKMDIPAKLIVCGMTSNGFTIADPDDRGMLDMCGFDTGALDVIRNFTLDVI